In a genomic window of Helianthus annuus cultivar XRQ/B chromosome 10, HanXRQr2.0-SUNRISE, whole genome shotgun sequence:
- the LOC110885723 gene encoding thioredoxin 1 — MAGVLEILTVPRASGVPASSMSRIASSSVSRLSGCRNAVNLPESRGLKIRSFASSASVSLRSKIGRRTCRIVCEAQDTAVQVLPVTDATWQSLVLESDLPVLVEFWAPWCGPCRMIHPVIDELAKEYNGKLTCYKVNTDESPSIATKYGIRSIPTIIVFKDGEKKDAIIGAVPKSTLCTCIEKFL, encoded by the exons ATGGCCGGCGTTCTTGAGATCCTCACCGTTCCTCGCGCCTCCGGTGTACCGGCGTCTTCGATGTCTCGCATCGCCTCTTCTTCCGTCTCTCGGTTATCCGGCTGCCGGAATGCAGTAAACTTACCGGAATCCAGAGGTTTAAAGATCCGGTCATTCGCTTCTTCTGCATCAGTGAGCCTGAGGTCCAAAATCGGCCGCCGTACATGCCGTATTGTATGCGAGGCTCAAGATACAGCCGTACAAG TGCTTCCTGTTACTGATGCAACATGGCAATCACTAGTCCTAGAGTCTGATCTCCCTGTACTAGTTGAATTCTGGGCCCCATGGTGCGGGCCGTGTCGCATGATCCACCCTGTCATAGATGAGCTGGCAAAGGAATACAACGGAAAACTCACTTGCTACAAAGTAAACACTGATGAGAGTCCTTCGATCGCGACCAAGTATGGAATCAGAAGCATCCCTACCATCATTGTTTTCAAAGACGGAGAGAAGAAAGATGCAATCATTGGTGCGGTTCCCAAATCAACATTGTGTACCTGCATAGAGAAGTTCTTATAG
- the LOC110885724 gene encoding MLO-like protein 11 has translation MTSEDDKEESRSLALTPTWSVATVLTIFVVVSLLVERSIHRLSNWLKKTNRKPLLAAVEKMKEELMLLGFISLLLTATSSIISDICIPSKYYDSAFAPCTRSEVDEEMEENNNKRKLFMSFSYPHRRVLNVLNQNTCQKDYEPFVSYEGLEQLHRFIFVMAITHVSYSCLTMLLAVVKIHSWRKWEDEAQVDRHDVLTEISRNKTMRRQSTIAKFHSSNSMVINGFFSWMVCFFRQFGRSVVRADYLTLRKAFILNHNLTSKYDFHSYMIRSMEEEFQRIVGVSGPLWGFVVAFMLFNVKGSNLYFWIAIIPITLVLLVGTKLQHVIATLALESAGVTGYVAETRLKPRDELFWFKKPELLLSLIHFILFQNAFELASFFWFWWQFGYDSCFIKNHLLVYMRLFLGFVGQFLCSYSTLPLYALVTQMGTNYKAALIPQRIRDTIHGWGKAARRRRRRLGIYGDDSTVHTDTSTVVSVEEYDHDHQELDSPRARLAPSPGLEIELPTHRVLMPDGSDSPFVANENSSRVGTPLLKPCASVSAAASPSFVPVIVTRSSSLPAQPE, from the exons ATGACATCAGAGGATGACAAAGAAGAATCAAGATCTTTGGCTTTGACTCCAACATGGTCTGTGGCTACTGTCTTGACCATCTTTGTTGTTGTTTCTTTGCTTGTGGAGAGATCAATTCATCGTTTAAGCAAT TGGTTGAAGAAAACAAACCGCAAGCCGTTGCTGGCTGCAGTGGAGAAAATGAAAGAAG AGTTGATGCTTCTTGGCTTCATATCTCTCCTTCTTACAGCCACTTCTAGCATCATATCAGACATATGTATCCCGTCAAAATACTACGACAGCGCATTTGCTCCATGCACCAGATCTGAAGTCGATGAAGAAATGGAGGAGAATAATAATAAGCGGAAACTTTTTATGAGTTTTTCATATCCTCATCGGAGGGTATTGAATGTGTTGAACCAGAACACCTGTCAAAAG GATTACGAACCCTTTGTATCATACGAAGGCCTTGAGCAATTACACCGCTTTATTTTTGTTATGGCAATTACTCATGTATCTTACAGCTGCTTAACAATGCTTCTGGCTGTCGTGAAG ATCCACAGTTGGAGGAAATGGGAGGATGAGGCTCAAGTGGACCGGCATGATGTGTTAACCG AAATATCAAGAAATAAGACAATGAGGAGGCAATCCACAATTGCCAAATTCCACTCATCAAATTCGATGGTTATAAATGGTTTCTTTTCTTGGATGGTATGTTTCTTTCGGCAATTTGGGCGTTCAGTTGTTCGTGCGGATTACCTTACACTGCGTAAAGCCTTCATCTTG AACCACAACCTCACATCAAAATATGATTTTCACAGTTATATGATCCGTTCTATGGAAGAAGAGTTTCAAAGAATAGTTGGAGTAAG TGGTCCACTTTGGGGGTTTGTGGTTGCTTTTATGCTTTTTAATGTGAAAG GATCAAATCTTTATTTCTGGATTGCCATTATTCCAATCACT CTTGTTCTACTTGTGGGGACGAAACTGCAACATGTTATTGCGACTTTGGCACTAGAGAGTGCGGGAGTTACAGGGTATGTTGCAGAAACAAGACTAAAGCCCCGAGATGAACTTTTTTGGTTTAAGAAGCCAGAATTATTGCTCTCGTTAATCCATTTTATTCTTTTCCAG AACGCATTTGAGCTAGCTTCATTCTTCTGGTTTTGG TGGCAATTTGGCTACGATTCTTGTTTTATCAAGAACCATCTGCTTGTGTATATGCGGTTATTTTTGGG GTTTGTGGGACAGTTCTTGTGCAGCTATAGCACCCTACCACTGTATGCACTCGTTACACAG ATGGGTACAAATTACAAGGCTGCATTAATTCCGCAAAGAATAAGAGACACAATCCATGGTTGGGGAAAAGCAGCCAGAAGAAGGAGAAGGCGGTTAGGAATATACGGTGACGACTCGACAGTTCACACCGACACAAGCACCGTGGTATCTGTAGAGGAATATGACCATGACCACCAAGAGCTTGATAGTCCACGAGCAAGGTTGGCACCCAGTCCGGGTCTGGAAATCGAGTTGCCGACACATAGAGTGTTAATGCCGGATGGTTCGGACTCACCGTTTGTGGCTAATGAAAACTCAAGCCGGGTTGGTACACCATTGCTTAAACCCTGTGCGTCTGTGTCTGCTGCAGCTTCACCAAGTTTTGTGCCGGTAATTGTTACGAGATCGTCGTCGTTGCCAGCTCAGCCAGAATGA